The Musa acuminata AAA Group cultivar baxijiao chromosome BXJ1-3, Cavendish_Baxijiao_AAA, whole genome shotgun sequence genome window below encodes:
- the LOC103978327 gene encoding type IV inositol polyphosphate 5-phosphatase 7-like, with the protein MRASETMKDGTSKKSKLSWSKSLVRWFNIKNKADDFHSDYVSRGGDEEWRVSITGTEAYSVKQSKTERLSRKKSDQVRRGKIDLVAAEVTETQHYRIFVATWNVGGNSPKGSLNLDDWLQASPAADIYVLGFQEVVPLNAGNVLGAEDNAPARKWVALIRKTLDGLPGNGSSSSYQTPSPVPNPIMELDDDFEGATTSRHQHLLHRRSFQSLSRSLRIDGDVLAPQPRLDRRHSICERVIFANRPSDYDPSYRWGGSDDDDDNISGDYSPSMAAHYSPMSYGHAASSSMEGRDRPGHPRYCLVASKQMVGIFLTVWVRGDIRESIRNLKVSCVGRGLMGYLGNKGSISISMCLHQTSFCFICSHLTSGQKDGDELRRNSDVMEILRKTRFPTVHGDRSPETILQHDRIIWLGDLNYRVALSYRAAKVLVEMRNWKALLEKDQLRIERRCGRVFRGWNEGRIYFPPTYKYSNNSDRYAGDDMNLKEKRRTPAWCDRILWYGRGLNQLSYVRGESRFSDHRPVSSIFTAEVESINHRRIQNMDCAGSQVDIEELLPFSNGYTDLGFF; encoded by the exons ATGAGGGCATCTGAAACCATGAAAGATGGGACTTCGAAGAAAAGCAAG CTCTCATGGTCCAAGTCCCTTGTAAGATGGTTCAACATCAAGAACAAAGCTGACGACTTCCATTCAGATTATGTCAGTAGAG GAGGCGATGAGGAATGGCGGGTCAGCATCACAGGGACAGAAGCTTACTCTGTCAAGCAAAGCAAAACAG AGAGATTGTCCAGGAAGAAGTCCGATCAAGTTCGACGAGGAAAGATCGATCTTGTTGCAGCTGAAGTCACCGAAACCCAGCACTACAG GATCTTCGTTGCAACATGGAATGTAGGTGGGAACTCCCCAAAAGGTAGTCTGAATCTTGATGATTGGCTCCAAGCCTCACCTGCTGCAGACATATACGTCCTGGG ATTTCAGGAAGTTGTTCCTCTCAATGCGGGAAATGTTTTGGGGGCAGAAGACAATGCTCCTGCAAGGAAATGGGTTGCTCTCATTAGGAAGACCCTCGACGGTCTTCCCGGcaatggcagcagcagcagctaccaGACACCCTCCCCTGTCCCAAACCCAATCATGGAGTTGGACGACGACTTCGAAGGCGCGACGACGTCGAGACACCAGCATTTGCTCCACCGCCGCTCGTTCCAGTCCTTGAGCCGTAGTTTGAGGATCGACGGGGACGTCTTGGCCCCGCAGCCCCGGTTAGATCGCCGGCACAGCATCTGCGAGCGTGTCATTTTCGCAAACAGGCCAAGTGATTACGACCCCAGCTATCGATGGGGTGgctccgacgacgacgacgacaacatCAGTGGAGATTACTCCCCTAGCATGGCAGCACACTACTCGCCCATGTCGTATGGCCACGCAGCTTCCTCATCCATGGAGGGGCGAGATAGACCAGGACATCCAAG GTATTGTTTGGTGGCAAGCAAGCAGATGGTGGGGATATTTCTCACTGTATGGGTGAGAGGAGATATAAGAGAGAGCATAAGGAACCTAAAGGTCTCCTGTGTTGGTAGAGGTTTGATGGGTTATCTTGGGAACAAG GGTTCGATTTCGATTAGCATGTGTTTGCACCAAACAAGCTTCTGCTTCATCTGCAGCCATTTGACTTCTGGGCAGAAGGATGGAGATGAGCTGCGGAGGAACTCTGATGTGATGGAGATCCTGAGAAAGACCAGGTTCCCTACGGTTCATGGTGACAGGTCACCTGAGACCATCCTTCAGCATGA TCGAATAATTTGGCTTGGAGATCTAAATTACCGCGTTGCTCTTTCGTATCGCGCGGCCAAGGTACTTGTCGAAATGCGTAACTGGAAAGCACTGCTGGAAAAAGACCAG CTTCGGATAGAAAGGAGGTGTGGCCGCGTCTTCCGGGGATGGAACGAAGGAAGAATATACTTCCCTCCCACATACAAGTATTCAAACAACTCGGACCGCTACGCTGGAGATGACATGAACCTCAAAGAGAAGCGTCGAACGCCTGCATG GTGCGATCGCATCTTATGGTATGGAAGAGGCCTCAACCAGCTCTCCTACGTTCGTGGCGAGTCCAGGTTCTCTGATCATAGACCTGTTTCTAGCATTTTTACAGCAGAAGTCGAGTCGATTAATCACCGCCGAATACAGAACATGGATTGCGCTGGCTCTCAAGTAGACATCGAAGAGCTTTTGCCCTTCTCAAATGGTTACACAGATCTCGGTTTCTTTTAA